One Podarcis muralis chromosome 1, rPodMur119.hap1.1, whole genome shotgun sequence genomic window carries:
- the LSP1 gene encoding lymphocyte-specific protein 1 isoform X1 — translation MADAECLRDVDCEIEVEEGAEGETQRLTAQWSVEDEEEAARERRRRERERQLRSQAEEGLTTTSTSSESGVAAQESRIDGKPSGTTELEEDEGFSDWSQKLEQRKQRWAGEGVPEAEQTCQGDWREAQPVAPACCEESPRSPRRSYEEEEGNLMEAEAKLGQIHLDQESPIFIRFAPGPSNFLKFSSGSISQDQPEEEAELDQQQKLNEDVGIREENQDVREELQDVEEEPQHVAEENRHEEERKMQEEKKRRRNEEEEAPEKRQRTPSTSSQEEESQPPSSPTVKIVERTESLNHSIQKSNSVKKTQPPLPVSKIDDKLEQYTHAIETSIKSPKPVRQLSIDLPSTSAAVASTKSLWETGEVAQTSVKTTPCKDIVAGDIVNKRSLWEQKESPRTDENVKLPQKLPGKKYKYVATGHGQYKKVLIEDGATEK, via the exons GCTGACGGCGCAATGGAGTGTGGAGGACGAGGAGGAAGCAGCCAGGGAGCGGCGCCGAAGGGAGCGTGAGAGACAGCTGAGGTCCCAGGCAGAAGAAGGCCTGACCACCACCAGCACTTCTTCTGAGAGTGGGGTGGCAGCACAAGAAAGCCG GATTGATGGTAAGCCTTCTGGGACTACAGAATTGGAAGAGGATGAAGGCTTTAGTGATTGGTCCCAGAAACTTGAGCAGCGCAAGCAgagatgggcaggggaaggagtgCCGGAAGCAGAGCAGACATGCCAAGGTGACTGGAGAGAAGCCCAGCCGGTGGCACCTGCATGCTGTGAAGAAAG TCCTAGGTCACCAAGGCGTTCCTATGAGGAAGAAGAAGGCAATCTGATGGAAGCAGAAGCCAAGCTAGGGCAGATTCACCTGGATCAGGAGTCTCCCATCTTCATCCGGTTCGCACCTGGGCCTTCAAACTTCCTCAAGTTTTCCTCTGGTTCCATCTCACAAGATCAGCCTGAAGAAGAAGCAGAGCTGGATCAGCAGCAAAAGCTTAACGAAGATGTGGGTATCAGAGAAGAGAATCAGGATGTCAGAGAGGAGCTCCAAGATGTCGAAGAGGAGCCACAGCATGTCGCAGAAGAGAATCGGCatgaagaagagagaaaaatgcaAGAG gagaagaaaaggagaaggaatgaggaggaagaggcaccAGAAAAACGGCAAAGAACTCCAAGCACTTCCAGCCAAGAGGAAGAGTCTCAGCCACCTTCAAGCCCTACGGTAAAG ATCGTTGAAAGAACTGAATCCCTGAACCATTCCATACAGAAAAG TAACAGTGTGAAGAAGACACAGCCACCTCTTCCAGTTTCAAAGATTGATGACAAACTTGAACAGTATACTCATGCCATTGAG ACGTCCATCAAGTCTCCGAAGCCAGTGCGTCAGCTTTCCATTGACCTGCCTTCCACTAGTGCTGCGGTGGCCAGCACAAAAAGCCTCTGGGAGACGGGAGAAGTGGCTCAAACTTCTGTGAAGACAACCCCCTGTAAG GACATTGTGGCTGGAGACATTGTGAATAAGAGAAGCCTGTGGGAGCAGAAAGAGAGCCCAAGGACAGATGAAAATGTCAAG CTTCCTCAGAAGCTTCCTGGCAAGAAGTACAAGTACGTGGCAACAGGGCACGGCCAATACAAAAAGGTCTTGATAGAAGATGGGGCAACTGAAAAATAG
- the LSP1 gene encoding lymphocyte-specific protein 1 isoform X2, whose product MTSAILRRNSSKQGLQNLIRLTAQWSVEDEEEAARERRRRERERQLRSQAEEGLTTTSTSSESGVAAQESRIDGKPSGTTELEEDEGFSDWSQKLEQRKQRWAGEGVPEAEQTCQGDWREAQPVAPACCEESPRSPRRSYEEEEGNLMEAEAKLGQIHLDQESPIFIRFAPGPSNFLKFSSGSISQDQPEEEAELDQQQKLNEDVGIREENQDVREELQDVEEEPQHVAEENRHEEERKMQEEKKRRRNEEEEAPEKRQRTPSTSSQEEESQPPSSPTVKIVERTESLNHSIQKSNSVKKTQPPLPVSKIDDKLEQYTHAIETSIKSPKPVRQLSIDLPSTSAAVASTKSLWETGEVAQTSVKTTPCKDIVAGDIVNKRSLWEQKESPRTDENVKLPQKLPGKKYKYVATGHGQYKKVLIEDGATEK is encoded by the exons GCTGACGGCGCAATGGAGTGTGGAGGACGAGGAGGAAGCAGCCAGGGAGCGGCGCCGAAGGGAGCGTGAGAGACAGCTGAGGTCCCAGGCAGAAGAAGGCCTGACCACCACCAGCACTTCTTCTGAGAGTGGGGTGGCAGCACAAGAAAGCCG GATTGATGGTAAGCCTTCTGGGACTACAGAATTGGAAGAGGATGAAGGCTTTAGTGATTGGTCCCAGAAACTTGAGCAGCGCAAGCAgagatgggcaggggaaggagtgCCGGAAGCAGAGCAGACATGCCAAGGTGACTGGAGAGAAGCCCAGCCGGTGGCACCTGCATGCTGTGAAGAAAG TCCTAGGTCACCAAGGCGTTCCTATGAGGAAGAAGAAGGCAATCTGATGGAAGCAGAAGCCAAGCTAGGGCAGATTCACCTGGATCAGGAGTCTCCCATCTTCATCCGGTTCGCACCTGGGCCTTCAAACTTCCTCAAGTTTTCCTCTGGTTCCATCTCACAAGATCAGCCTGAAGAAGAAGCAGAGCTGGATCAGCAGCAAAAGCTTAACGAAGATGTGGGTATCAGAGAAGAGAATCAGGATGTCAGAGAGGAGCTCCAAGATGTCGAAGAGGAGCCACAGCATGTCGCAGAAGAGAATCGGCatgaagaagagagaaaaatgcaAGAG gagaagaaaaggagaaggaatgaggaggaagaggcaccAGAAAAACGGCAAAGAACTCCAAGCACTTCCAGCCAAGAGGAAGAGTCTCAGCCACCTTCAAGCCCTACGGTAAAG ATCGTTGAAAGAACTGAATCCCTGAACCATTCCATACAGAAAAG TAACAGTGTGAAGAAGACACAGCCACCTCTTCCAGTTTCAAAGATTGATGACAAACTTGAACAGTATACTCATGCCATTGAG ACGTCCATCAAGTCTCCGAAGCCAGTGCGTCAGCTTTCCATTGACCTGCCTTCCACTAGTGCTGCGGTGGCCAGCACAAAAAGCCTCTGGGAGACGGGAGAAGTGGCTCAAACTTCTGTGAAGACAACCCCCTGTAAG GACATTGTGGCTGGAGACATTGTGAATAAGAGAAGCCTGTGGGAGCAGAAAGAGAGCCCAAGGACAGATGAAAATGTCAAG CTTCCTCAGAAGCTTCCTGGCAAGAAGTACAAGTACGTGGCAACAGGGCACGGCCAATACAAAAAGGTCTTGATAGAAGATGGGGCAACTGAAAAATAG